In a genomic window of Telopea speciosissima isolate NSW1024214 ecotype Mountain lineage chromosome 5, Tspe_v1, whole genome shotgun sequence:
- the LOC122662189 gene encoding ornithine decarboxylase-like, giving the protein MATEQIRAVGTSHKILRSVLAAPGVKGKRVTSLSPDGLTDLIQSIISKKQEQKDPFYVLDLGVVISLMEKWNRSLPNVHPFYAVKCNPEPALLGALAALGAGFDCASRGEIEAVLALGVSPDRIIYANPCKAESHIKYAASVGVNLTTFDSRDEIEKIQKWHPTCSLMLRLKAPEDSGARCPLGPKYGALPEEVTPLLEACHAAGMAVVGISFHVGSGASHSRAYHGAIAAAKEAFDTAARLGMPRMHILNVGGGFTNGSNFNDATVTIKTALETYFSNEPDLTIMSEPGRFFAENAFTLTVNIIGKRVRGNLREYWINDGIYGSMNCLLYDHATVTAMPLAWPSNRDNPICEGAKTYPSTVFGPTCDALDTVLTGHQLPELQVNDWLVFPNMGAYTTAAGSNFNGFNTSAIGMYLTCSNPS; this is encoded by the coding sequence ATGGCTACAGAGCAAATCCGAGCTGTGGGTACAAGCCACAAGATCCTCAGGTCAGTCTTAGCTGCACCTGGGGTGAAAGGGAAGAGGGTAACCAGTTTATCACCTGATGGTCTAACCGATTTGATACAATCCATCATCTCCaagaaacaagaacagaaaGACCCTTTCTATGTACTCGACCTTGGAGTGGTAATCAGCCTTATGGAAAAATGGAACCGTTCCCTTCCCAATGTTCACCCCTTCTATGCTGTCAAGTGTAATCCTGAACCAGCACTCCTTGGAGCACTTGCAGCTCTCGGAGCTGGCTTTGACTGTGCTAGCCGTGGCGAGATCGAAGCCGTGCTAGCACTTGGAGTCTCCCCAGATCGCATTATCTATGCCAATCCATGTAAAGCAGAGTCTCATATCAAATACGCCGCTAGCGTTGGCGTTAACCTCACAACTTTTGATTCTCGAGACGAAATCGAGAAGATTCAAAAGTGGCACCCAACGTGTTCTCTGATGCTGCGACTTAAGGCTCCGGAAGACAGCGGTGCAAGGTGCCCGTTAGGCCCCAAGTACGGTGCATTGCCGGAAGAGGTTACGCCACTCCTCGAAGCTTGTCATGCTGCAGGGATGGCTGTCGTTGGGATCTCATTCCATGTGGGTAGCGGCGCTTCACATTCACGCGCCTACCATGGTGCCATAGCTGCCGCTAAAGAAGCCTTCGATACGGCGGCGAGGCTTGGTATGCCTCGGATGCACATCCTCAATGTCGGCGGCGGGTTCACGAATGGTTCCAACTTCAATGATGCTACTGTTACCATTAAGACAGCTCTGGAGACCTACTTCTCAAATGAACCGGATCTGACAATTATGTCCGAACCGGGTCGGTTTTTTGCGGAAAACGCATTTACTCTGACTGTCAACATTATAGGGAAGCGTGTACGTGGTAATCTGAGGGAATACTGGATCAACGATGGGATTTATGGTTCCATGAATTGTCTACTGTACGATCATGCGACTGTAACAGCGATGCCGTTGGCTTGGCCATCAAACCGGGACAACCCAATATGTGAAGGAGCGAAGACCTATCCGTCGACGGTGTTTGGCCCCACATGTGATGCTCTAGATACGGTTCTGACGGGCCATCAACTACCGGAGCTTCAGGTAAACGATTGGCTTGTGTTCCCTAACATGGGTGCTTATACGACGGCTGCTGGGTCCAACTTCAATGGCTTTAACACTTCAGCCATTGGTATGTACCTTACCTGTTCGAACCCAAGTTAA
- the LOC122662881 gene encoding uncharacterized protein LOC122662881, translating to MPSTSAAEAAKSALEAPKTPAETVDVSLRSNQIEFNFLVKTDYAEAVKTAVAEVVKAAVEASKSVLEAPKDLVEVAKTETTSVVAKLANVEEETTKLAKMLTKVEKETTKIAKMESNIAKLDGEDGVRITTLVPFFNFFVFPHLSMN from the coding sequence ATGCCTTCAACCTCAGCGGCAGAGGCTGCAAAATCAGCATTAGAAGCACCAAAAACCCCTGCGGAAACAGTAGATGTGTCATTGAGGTCGAATCAGATTGAGTTTAACTTTCTTGTGAAGACGGATTATGCTGAGGCGGTGAAGACAGCGGTTGCTGAGGTGGTAAAGGCGGCGGTGGAAGCTTCAAAGTCGGTTTTGGAGGCTCCAAAGGATTTGGTAGAGGTGGCGAAGACGGAGACGACGAGTGTAGTGGCTAAGTTGGCGAATGTGGAGGAGGAAACAACAAAACTGGCTAAGATGCTGACGAAGGTGGAGAAGGAGACGACCAAGATAGCGAAGATGGAGTCCAATATTGCCAAACTAGATGGTGAAGATGGAGTCCGGATCACAACTCTTGTGcctttctttaatttctttgtttttccccaTTTATCCATGAATTAA
- the LOC122662191 gene encoding serine/arginine-rich splicing factor SR45a has product MADSPRRRSSRSPSPWQGNSTRSRSRSRSRSRPRSPSRSRSRSGSLVRDAANPGNTLYVTGLSTRVTETDLEDHFSREGKVISCRLVVEPRTRISRGFAFVTMATLEDAERCIKHLNQSVLEGRYITVEKSRRKRPRTPTPGNYLGMKSSRESSYRGDRGRYRGGYGRDDYGYRRSPRRSPYRGGRDYSPRRSPYGGRPRRERSRSLTYSPYGSPERGYGRRANVYPR; this is encoded by the exons GTCTTCACGTTCTCCTTCCCCTTGGCAAGGAAATTCCACCAGATCTAGATCCAGGTCCAGGTCCAGATCAAGACCCAGGTCCCCATCCCGCTCTAGGTCAAGGTCTGGGAGTCTTGTCAG GGATGCTGCAAATCCTGGAAATACACTCTATGTAACTGGTCTGTCTACTAGAGTCACAGAAACGGATCTTGAAGATCATTTCTCTAGGGAAGGAAAG GTAATTTCATGTCGACTGGTTGTGGAGCCTCGGACACGCATATCTCGGGGTTTTGCTTTTGTGACCATGGCCACCTTAGAGGATGCTGAACGCTGCATCAAGCATCTTAATCAGTCAGTTCTGGAAGGCCGGTATATAACTGTGGAGAAG TCAAGGAGGAAACGCCCGAGGACACCTACACCTGGAAACTATCTTGGAATGAAAAGTTCCAGGGAGTCGA GTTATCGTGGTGATCGTGGTCGGTACCGTGGTGGCTATGGCCGTGATGATTATGGATACCGGAGGTCTCCTAGGCGCTCACCTTATCGAGGGGGCCGTGATTATTCTCCTAGGCGCTCTCCTTATGGTGGTAGACCAAGAAGAGAACGGTCTAGGTCGCTTACTTACTCTCCATATGGTAGCCCAGAAAGGGGCTATGGGCGTAGGGCTAATGTATATCCAAGGTAA